In the genome of Crassostrea angulata isolate pt1a10 chromosome 6, ASM2561291v2, whole genome shotgun sequence, the window ttttcgtgcggaaggtttttttttagacgaaaatgacagaaacaagcaattttatgaattttcaatatacttttctttttattatactttattcattattcacatttttaacatttgataggtttattacatattttataggttctgtgtgacatgtagaaaatcaaatcttgagaatatgatagccgtttagcataaaatcatgcatatatataaaacgtctgaatttttttaatgccaAATTTTGggagaattttacctttgaagccctatatctaaaatttgacatcactgacccccatgttatattatgtcaaaatgatattgaatacatacatgtaataaacctatcaaatgttaaaaatgtgaataatgaataaagtataataaaaagaaaagtatattgaaaattcataaaattgcttgtttctgtcattttcggcCAAATTTGTGGCCACGAAATAAGATTCGTTCCcacaaaaaacccccaaaacttGCGGGATTCCTGCACAGTTAGTACAGTTAGTCCAACCTTACTTTTCCAGGTCTAAACTATTATTATACACTATTTTGACAGTCAGCATTGCTTTTGGGATAAAAAAGAGATGGTGATAACATGCCATAGAAATAAACATTTACAACTCACATATAattgttattataaattaaCACTTCTATTGTCCAGCAATTAATTAATTTGTGTGGAGATTAAGTAAAGTTAGACACTAATATATCAAAGATAATATCAGtgggattaattttttttgtcacaaTTTTTGTACTTTAAGTGATGATAAGCCATATGATTGATAACACGTTTGGAAAGTTAGCACGTGTGAGAGACGGGGGCCTAAAAAGAACTTGCCCCGatgttataaaactttcttgagtacgatctcgtactccaaatcgtactccgtGCTCCAAACCGTACTCGTACTTAAGGTATCGAGgtaataaaactttttcatactCATACTGCGGCTGAGTACAAAACGGCGATTTTCTGAGTATGCTATGAAGCTTTCTCAAAGTCGTACTCAagacatttaatctaaataaaatgcagtgcaaacataaaatattgttcatattgtaACGTTGCTGTATTGTACGctataatttaatcatatttacatgtatatgaattaaaatggaaagttttaccattttattaatgacatatcTAGATATAATGGAGGTGAATTTAAGAGTAAGGGCGAACTGCAAccaagattatcaaaataacttttagatagtttgcttcattaattaatgtacatatacatataaatctACGTACAAAATACTATCGTTGAATAGCTCgactttttaagaattctgtTTTTAGTCAAATACGACCCATACATCTCATCATTTAAAACAAggaaatcaatgtacatgtatcgttattaatcaatttcaatcagATATACTTGCGGGGTCCCTTTTTTAgattatagtgaaaatgtaggtTAGTTCTAAACAGTACAAAGGATGTGGGATGCATAAAAGTCTAACACTTTCTATTACTTATtgatcaattatcatttatgttgcatgccacaaaacttggaaagggaaacattttatagaataagcGGTAAATCAGTGGCGGAGTACAGGAGGTCGCACCCGgcgcccccctccccccccccccccccccacagccctcaaaaattgtccaaataaagttaaatcatactccttctggcaaagaaaatgtacaacttgcgagtcttaaatatcttttttttttaacttggggGATTTCTCTACATTAGACTGATTTCAATGGTGCAATGTGAAGAAAGCGCGTGTGTTCAATGGTGTAACTAAAAAGTaccagaaaaaaacccactttgtTTACGCTGTCCTTGTGTTCAAATATGACCAGTCACAAATATACCCACCTTTAAGTAATTGGTTATACTAAGTAGTGTTTTAACGACTCTGccattgttattataatataagctggtatatatagttatcttttattaaaacttcattaatttacattttccaattgaacttgatttttaactgattaatttacagtcattcgaaagaaaaaaaaataaaaggatatgTTTCTTGGATTTCTACAAGACAGAGGGATTTGATGACTGTAAGTCTTAAAtctacaaacctttaaaaattgtaaataagtTTATTACTTTAAGTATACCGGTAATCAAACTTCCTGTTTACCCTACAAAATCTCTAGAATCCTGGAGCTTCCGGGGCCGGCTTTGCCCCCTGGGTCACCAACAGGACTTTGCCCTGGACCATCTGGAGGCCTCAAAGCGGCCTCCAGACTCCCTGTCTTATACTGACGCCCCCTCTAACTTCAAATTCTGGATCTACCCCTggaactaaatatttttaagaggaGCTGGTGTTGGTGTGTGTGTGAGTGGGGGTCGAATCCTACTTCCTGTGGTTTATCTATAcgattgttttttgttgtttttctttaaattttcatataacaGCTACTGTCTGCATGTGGAAAATATGGGCTTATAAATCGCCTTTCCTCCGTAGTGTCAAAAACGCTGTGAAATTTAGAGTAATTTTGAACaaggttcattttttttatctcgaAATATCAAGACcattaaagataataaaaacCTATTTTGAAAGATAACAAATAGCAATCTTTCTTGGAAATATAGAAAGTAATCAAGAATCAGCAGTAAGTAATTAAAACGCAGGTTAAAGGGCATTAGATGTAAACATAAAGATAGGATTTCGAATTTTCAAGCTTTGTATTggcaatgtttttaaaattaccgtGGTTATGGTCATGGTTATGGAAAAACATTAAGTATGATCGACGTATATATTCTGCTTGAGAATTCGggtaatttacagttaattaaaagcttgtttacgtaaaaaaagaaaaagataacactttaattaatcataaccagcatgatagaagctagaatttatgtgagagagagagggagagagagagagagagagagagatagagatgaaggggattattgttattctatgcaatcgattgaaaatacatgtactacttgtgATGAAATAGCTTCTTCGCATTTTCATGTgagagatttttctctatatagcttagaatattcatctcttaaattgCTTTATCTTATTAGCAAGTAACTATTTAGATAATTCATATAgttattccttttttatctaaagtaaccaaatatttatgtcaaatgcatcaaaattaacacatgtatttcgaattttaaagatgaataggaaaaggcttgctcaaaaatatcaaatgacgTTACTTAAGACTAAAAATGACACTGTACGTGTATGTATAAAAtctaaacacacattttcaacCCTTGACTAAGTGAGTAAAACTTGAACCATCAATAAAACCCCATAAAAAGTGTTACAGCAACTTTAGTACACAGTTTCCTTGAACACGTTGtttcggtttaacgtggtcctcatattggaaattttaaaaatatttcaattagtgaattttcttaaactctcttgcacattcccaaaaatattgaaatgagaaactttacgtgtgtccttggcttttggcatatgttcattgatgcaattccaacccccaccccacccctccCCTTCAAGATATTAGATGTTTTTTCTAACAAGAATTAAGGCAAATATAGTATGTTGCAAATAAATTGGAATACCCATATAATTTCCTTATTGTATACTATATgagtgtaaaaaaaataaacggaTCTTCTCAGTATGTTTGTGATTTTCCCaagtatatttttcaatttttgaattaaactcttCCCTGTTTTCCTAATACAGGAACTGCTCACTAAATATCTTTAGAGATATCCACTTGGGGGCAGTGACTTTCTAGTTTTGTATTGGCATCGTTTCTGACCTTTTCTtggcatgtaaaatatcaaaatcgttaaaaagccaggaaaacttaAGATATATCGAACTAAATTCTATGTTGATATTTGGGGctcgaaattttcaggggcatttACTGGTCGTATACCACTACCACCGTGAAAATCTGGCGAAGTGGTCTTCTCAAGTTTTTTAGATTTTGGCTttttcgcaattgaatagtgaactgcgttctagaacgcagtttgcaattcaaaatttagaattcatatttgaggcccgaaattttcaggggcatctactagttgtatttcactaccactgtgaaaatatggtgatgcagtAATCTATAGCTTTTgagaatcgggcttatatgcaattgaatagtgaactgcgttctagaaagCAGTTCGctattcaaaatttagaattcaaatttggggcccgaaattttcaggggcatctactagtggtatttcaataacactgtgaaaatatggtgatgcagtTATCTATAGTATCTGAGAATCGGGCTtacatgcaattgaatagtgaactgcgttctagaacacAGTTCgctattcaaaatttaaaattcatatttggggctcgaaattttcaggggcatttACTGGTCGTATACCACTGCCACCGTGAAAATTTGGTGAAGTGGTCTTCTctagtttttgagatttttggCCTTtccgcaattgaatagtgaactgcgttctagaacgcagtttgctattcaaaatttagaattcgtatttggggcccgaaattttcaggggcatctactagtggtatttcaataccactgtgaaaatatggtgatgcagtTATCTATAGTATCTgagaatcgggcttatatgcaattgaatagtgaactgcgttcttaAACGCAGTTcccaattcaaaatttaaaattcctaCTTGGAGCCTGAAATTTTTAGGATCATCTACTGGTGGTATCCCATTCCCACCATGAAAATATGGTGAAGTTTTCATCTCTACTTTTTGAGATTCGGGCTTATCTGCATATGATAAGTTAACTGCGTTCTGgaaatttatttagaatttatatttgggGCCTAAAATTTTCAGGGTCATCTACTGGTGGTATTACCCTACCACTGTAAAAATATGGTTATGTGGTTATCATTAAGTTTATAGACTCGGTCCCCACCCATTTAACACTATGCGAAATTGAAAAGTTAACAgtgttctagaacgcagtttacaattcaaaatttagaattcatatttggggcctgaaattttcagggtcatTTAATAGTTGTTGACCACTTCcatcataaatatacatgtatggtgaAGTGGTGATCTCTAGTTTTGAGATATGAGGCCCTTAAaacttaaatattaattattttgggATTTTAAACATCTGGCTCGGAAACATCGAGGACCCCTACCCTTGACGCTGAAAGTTTATAAACTGTTGATCTTACTGAAAATACACATTCGCTAATACTGAATATTTCTCTCAACTTCTTTCaactcttatatatatatatatatatatatatatatggtataccactagtagatgcccctgaaaatttcaggcccgaaatataaattttaaatttttaattgcgAACTGTGTTTTaaaacgcagttcactattcaaatgcatataagcccgattctcATAAACTATAGAAAACTGCATCActatattttcacagtggtattgaaataccactagtagatgcccctgaaaatttcgggccccaaatatgaattctaattttgaattgcgaactgcgttctactgcgttctagaacgcagttcactattcaattgcttATAAGCCCGAATCTCAAAATGTAGAGATGACAACTTCACCATATTTTCAGGGTGGTAatggtataccactagtagatgcccctgaaaatttcaggtacgaaatatgaatttgaaattttgaattgcgaactgcgttctagaacgcagttcactattcaattgcatataagtccgattctcaaaaactatagataactgcatcaccatattttcatagTTGTATTGAAAcaccactagtagatgcccctgaaaatttcgggcccaaatatgaattctaaattttgaattgcaaactgcgttctagaacgcagttcactattcaattgcgaactgcgaactgcgttccaAAAACCGATTGCCTTGCAGATGAAGAAGGTAATATGgacatgtaaaaaatgtgttacattttgttgataaataattaatctgaatacatgtacagtttgtcTACATGCCAGGACAATTTACATGAATTTCCGTTCTCTGTCTTTCTCCAGAGACGTAAACTTTCGTCGATTGGCTTTTGGAGCACACTAAAAATAGTATTACTATATAACGCTGTTCgaaaaaaagtccagcattttgactgttaGACTGGAACTGTTGGATtagaactgttaaaatcgactgttaaaaaagactgttgaccggtgacgtcacattcTGCGAAAACGAGTTATTGATTAaaaggggtataacaaaacagttgttggcTGTGTCTCGGGCCTTcggccttgggcaacagtttgcgagccggtcagacagatcaactgttgccctcgatCTCAGTCAACAGCTGTATACTGTTAGCATAGAACACGgttatgttgaaaaattgtcctttctcaaacgtaaatataattaataaacaacaatgttaaaagtttgACGGTTACATTATTGGAAACGTAAAAACACCGTTGGATTCTGAACGATTTGTCTTtctaaaatgtaaataagagtaataaacagcaatgtcaAAAGTTCACTAAAATATGAACTTCGGACTTGATCAAATCCTCTGAATTACGTAGTATTTGACCGTGAATATCAGACAGgggttatttaagaaataaacaggtgatcaaatttatatataataatatttttggcGTTGTAGTGAGGATGCCAGTTGCTTCTTGTTAGCAACGGATAAAAGTTTTCTAAATGACCTACTAGTTAATTTGTGATTAAAATCGTTTCTAATTGCTTTCAAGAAAGGTAAATTTGATGTTGTGCTTACAGTTAATGTTGCTCTAAATAAACCAGCATACCAACAGAACCAATGGAAGCCAGGTGACGACACGTATGACGCCAGTAACGCTGTAGATGGACGTAAATCTGACTTGACATGGAATGGAGGTCAATGTGCTGTATCGTTTGGCGAACGAGTCGCCACCTGGTGGGTGAACCTAACCAGCGTCCACAATATCCATCACATCACCATATACTTCCTGACAGGTAATAATCTATCTCATTATAAAATTTGTCGGGGAAAGGTTTTGGTAAGTTTGAAAAGATATAGTAAAGCGGGACAGCAGCCCAAATGGTGATTTAGTTATTATAATATACAGTTGATGGTCGATATGGATGGTAGAGAGCTAGTCATTAGTGCAAGCAGGTATTATTTCAGTGAAATGGTGGTATCTTATTTTGGGGGCCGAAACAATTTGTGTGCGTATTTGTATAATACTATACTTCTGGtatatcatttcaaaaatggctgctattttttgcatgtaaatcaacatttttgacTCGCAGTTTCAACAGAAGCTATGCAACAAGCTTTGTTCTTGTTGattcaaattatttgattttctttaccaGGCAGTCTCAGTGGACACACTTCTACTCACCTGGGATTCTCTGTGTACATCTCCAATACAACAGACATATTGCAAGGAACACTGTGTTTCAAGGACTCCAACTTTACACCAGACACGATGCCTTCCATCTTTAACACCACCTGTCCTGTACATGGGCAGTACGTCATCTTCTACAACGAGAGAGAATCTGGAGTTATCTATCCTTACGGATATCAAAAATATGTTGACGCTGACATCTGTGAAGTTGAGGTGTATGGTACGTGTTCTCTATGTACATGTGGTCTCTTTTTCAAATTAGATAGCTTCGGTAGATAAGACAGAACATCGCTTGCTGTACAAGGAACTGTACAATCAGCAAAAGGAGACGAAAGTCTGatacaatttcaatttcaacttCGGGGATTCTTGAACAAAAAGcctattttctttaattaacaCTCATACTAGATTAACATATACCATGAAGTACAGTTTAACCGTaacttgtaaaatatttaactttatgttaatatattttgatatagatTTGATTCTTAATCATTGAAACAACGATAATTACACTGGGACCCAAAAGGAGCTACTATAACATAGGAGTATGCggaaaattttctatttttttttcaaacaaaatatatactatattacaaatttccaaatgtttttgtatttgatttaataaaaatgatttgatcAAGTTAAAAGTAATAATTTCCCATTTAAGAAATGTTGCCCTCCTTGGCCTTTCTTTATCATTCGAAAAACGTAACATGTTATCTAGCAGTTCACTATTCACTACATACATAGCTGTCAATTGCAGTTCCATGTCCGTTTGGTAGTCAAGAGACACATAAAAGTCTTCAATATTTTATCCTTAATATATGCGTAGGAAAACTGCCTACTGGGTcacatttttacaaaactgGGGCGACAATATCTCTTTTGAAATATCTTGGTGTTTATTATTAAGGATGTCATATCGCAAAAGTTCACCcttatgttcattttcagcTTTTCTTCAGGGTTATTCCCCATCCTACAAATTATATGAAGATAAATAAATTGGAACGATACCGttagttttctttttacagGATCATAACTGTTTCAATGTTTTTGCATGGTTTTGAGTTTCGGACAATCAACAATGATAGCTttgtaatttgttaaaattgttcgaaaaagatgtccatgaaacttaaaaaaaccccaaaggGATTgcgaaatttaatatttatagacatgtatatattgtaatCGCGCATAGTTGATCTAACCCCATGCATTGAATGTCGGAAAAAGAAAgtgtttatttcaaatgaaagtcAGTCTCTCACACGCACAAAGTAATCATCAAAAGTATTTTTAAGGATGTCCAATAGTAGATAATTTATATGGAGCCGACTGCTGTCCAGATGTTAATTGCCAAAAGTGTCACATGGAAACGGACATATGTGTGGAGTGTGAGCCTGGATTTGAA includes:
- the LOC128188930 gene encoding uncharacterized protein LOC128188930 — its product is MYIICLCVGLFAISSAYVNVALNKPAYQQNQWKPGDDTYDASNAVDGRKSDLTWNGGQCAVSFGERVATWWVNLTSVHNIHHITIYFLTGSLSGHTSTHLGFSVYISNTTDILQGTLCFKDSNFTPDTMPSIFNTTCPVHGQYVIFYNERESGVIYPYGYQKYVDADICEVEVYGCPIVDNLYGADCCPDVNCQKCHMETDICVECEPGFEGHQCEQACQNGFYGEGCSDMCNDTCTGCNNINGSCDSGCLQGWKGGFCHIGFSGVPVSK